The Chamaesiphon minutus PCC 6605 DNA window AATCGCATCACAAATATATCGCCAACATAACGGCTAGAGTGATATACCCGATAAAAGTTCCGAATTACTTCTGCTGCAACCTGAATATCATCAGCAATCGTGTATAAATTTAGATCTCCAGGACTAATCAACCCTGTTGTGGCCAAATGTTGGCGCAAATAATTGTCCCAGTCGCGCCAATATTTACCACCAGGTCGATCGAGTAAAACGATCGGGACGGGGCCGTATCGTCCAGTTTGACACAGTGTCAGCGTCTCTAGAGCTTCATCTAAGGTTCCAAATCCTCCTGGAAATAGCACCACCGCATCGCTTTCTCTTAAGAAAAATAACTTGCGGGTGAAGAAATATTTAAATGCGATCGTTTTTGGATCGCCCAGAATATATTTATTCGCGCTCTGTTCGTAAGGAAGCTGAATATTCAACCCAAAGGAATTTTCCGCGCCAGATCCAGCATTGGCAGCGGCCATAATCCCGCCGCCAGCACCTGTAATTGTCATAAATCCCTGCTGGGTAATGAGCTGGGCGAAATCATAGGCAAGCTGGTATTCGGGGACTGTCTCGCTAGTCCGCGCCGAGCCAAATACTGCCACCTTACGAACGTGTCTGTAAGGATAAAACACCTCGAAAGCTCTTTCCATGTCTTCGATAGCCGCACTCAGAATCTTCCAATCTAACCTATCGATCTCGGTTTCAGATAACCGTAAAATGGCCTCTAATGCCCGCTGAATCCACTTACCATTACTCATGCTGGGTAAGCGATCGATCGTAGCTAAGAGGTTATCTTTGAGTGCGGATAGAGCATCCATAGGTTTAATTCAAAATTAATTGGCTGGTGTCTGGTTACTCATCAGCCTAACGTAACTTACACTACGCATTGAAAAGCGTCTCTAGCCTAATCTAGACTGAGACGCTGTTTAATTAGGCGCACAAGAAT harbors:
- a CDS encoding LOG family protein, whose amino-acid sequence is MDALSALKDNLLATIDRLPSMSNGKWIQRALEAILRLSETEIDRLDWKILSAAIEDMERAFEVFYPYRHVRKVAVFGSARTSETVPEYQLAYDFAQLITQQGFMTITGAGGGIMAAANAGSGAENSFGLNIQLPYEQSANKYILGDPKTIAFKYFFTRKLFFLRESDAVVLFPGGFGTLDEALETLTLCQTGRYGPVPIVLLDRPGGKYWRDWDNYLRQHLATTGLISPGDLNLYTIADDIQVAAEVIRNFYRVYHSSRYVGDIFVMRLKLPLCDRDLELLNQEFGDLAADGRIVQTTALPQELEDPTVDLPRLVFKFDRRDFGRLYQMIGRLGRMDGNVCLDTHPESK